The following proteins are encoded in a genomic region of Macrobrachium nipponense isolate FS-2020 chromosome 44, ASM1510439v2, whole genome shotgun sequence:
- the LOC135204139 gene encoding uncharacterized protein LOC135204139 isoform X1, translating to MECERERKLWWCCSLQRKTFHTMQPKPTIQSWSPWRKGWPRLLWSMCVSLYILGLSVACIALVLVRPITAAGSLASDTYTISGPLYQGNVFSGATKGDRLKTIRLNQGRDGAVQHQAMTCTRACHQTPGCHTFVIRGDECYLTSFDACKNAGRRFLLEWEGATTYELRAGSDDDLHQTCLAQCLETQGCGGCGRPLCNGTFCDNCPSTCWDIYVPKVGYTIIYPTLSIVKKVKCDGKWQRWWKNGRTSLYHSLVRKRLILRVVIHYKTGITLESEFENFKYKNNTISVGKFLNGTAGNGWNAPFDMRLASTPPDSSCRKFFYSKGACKGNGVASYHTQQAANSTKIQYGYSWKTGDRKVDDIYIISIELWITPQES from the exons GAAATTATGGTGGTGCTGTTCCCTCCAACGGAAGACCTTCCACACGATGCAGCCTAAACCCACCATCCAGTCCTGGAGTCCTTGGAGGAAAGGCTGGCCACGATTACTATGGAGTATGTGCGTCTCCTTGTACATTCTTGGTCTAAGCGTCGCATGCATAGCTCTCGTTTTGGTGAGGCCAATAACAGCGGCCGGGTCCCTTGCCTCAGACACCTACACCATCTCCGGACCATTGTATCAAGGGAATGTTTTCAGCGGGGCTACGAAAGGAGATCGCCTCAAAACAATCAGGTTGAACCAAG GCAGAGATGGTGCAGTTCAACATCAGGCCATGACCTGCACAAGAGCCTGTCACCAGACTCCAGGATGCCATACATTTGTTATCAGGGGAGATGAGTGTTACTTGACCTCATTTGATGCCTGTAAAAATGCTGGGAGAAGATTTCTTCTGGAATGGGAAG GGGCAACCACTTATGAATTAAGGGCTGGAAGTGATGACGACCTACATCAAACATGTTTGGCCCAGTGTCTTGAGACCCAGGGTTGTGGAGGATGTGGCCGGCCCCTGTGCAAtggtactttttgtgataattgTCCATCCACCTGCTGGGATATTTATGTCCCAAAAGTAGGCTATACTATTATTTATCCCACTTTGAGTATAGTGAAAAAAGTGAAATGTGATGGAAAATGGCAGCGGTGGTGGAAAAACGGTCGAACAAGTTTATACCATTCCTTGGTCAGGAAAAGGCTTATACTCCGTGTTGTAATTCATTATAAAACAGGTATTACATTGGAGTCAGAAttcgaaaattttaaatacaaaaataacaccATTTCTGTAGGAAAATTTCTCAATGGCACGGCAGGAAATGGATGGAATGCTCCTTTTGATATGAGGCTTGCATCAACACCCCCAGATTCAAGCTGTCGCAAGTTCTTCTATTCAAAAG GAGCTTGCAAAGGAAATGGTGTGGCATCATACCACACCCAACAAGCAGCAAACAGCACTAAAATACAGTATGGTTATTCATGGAAAACAGGAGATAGAAAAGTTGATGACATTTACATAATTTCAATAGAACTCTGGATCACACCACAAGAGTCTTAG
- the LOC135204139 gene encoding uncharacterized protein LOC135204139 isoform X2: protein MQPKPTIQSWSPWRKGWPRLLWSMCVSLYILGLSVACIALVLVRPITAAGSLASDTYTISGPLYQGNVFSGATKGDRLKTIRLNQGRDGAVQHQAMTCTRACHQTPGCHTFVIRGDECYLTSFDACKNAGRRFLLEWEGATTYELRAGSDDDLHQTCLAQCLETQGCGGCGRPLCNGTFCDNCPSTCWDIYVPKVGYTIIYPTLSIVKKVKCDGKWQRWWKNGRTSLYHSLVRKRLILRVVIHYKTGITLESEFENFKYKNNTISVGKFLNGTAGNGWNAPFDMRLASTPPDSSCRKFFYSKGACKGNGVASYHTQQAANSTKIQYGYSWKTGDRKVDDIYIISIELWITPQES, encoded by the exons ATGCAGCCTAAACCCACCATCCAGTCCTGGAGTCCTTGGAGGAAAGGCTGGCCACGATTACTATGGAGTATGTGCGTCTCCTTGTACATTCTTGGTCTAAGCGTCGCATGCATAGCTCTCGTTTTGGTGAGGCCAATAACAGCGGCCGGGTCCCTTGCCTCAGACACCTACACCATCTCCGGACCATTGTATCAAGGGAATGTTTTCAGCGGGGCTACGAAAGGAGATCGCCTCAAAACAATCAGGTTGAACCAAG GCAGAGATGGTGCAGTTCAACATCAGGCCATGACCTGCACAAGAGCCTGTCACCAGACTCCAGGATGCCATACATTTGTTATCAGGGGAGATGAGTGTTACTTGACCTCATTTGATGCCTGTAAAAATGCTGGGAGAAGATTTCTTCTGGAATGGGAAG GGGCAACCACTTATGAATTAAGGGCTGGAAGTGATGACGACCTACATCAAACATGTTTGGCCCAGTGTCTTGAGACCCAGGGTTGTGGAGGATGTGGCCGGCCCCTGTGCAAtggtactttttgtgataattgTCCATCCACCTGCTGGGATATTTATGTCCCAAAAGTAGGCTATACTATTATTTATCCCACTTTGAGTATAGTGAAAAAAGTGAAATGTGATGGAAAATGGCAGCGGTGGTGGAAAAACGGTCGAACAAGTTTATACCATTCCTTGGTCAGGAAAAGGCTTATACTCCGTGTTGTAATTCATTATAAAACAGGTATTACATTGGAGTCAGAAttcgaaaattttaaatacaaaaataacaccATTTCTGTAGGAAAATTTCTCAATGGCACGGCAGGAAATGGATGGAATGCTCCTTTTGATATGAGGCTTGCATCAACACCCCCAGATTCAAGCTGTCGCAAGTTCTTCTATTCAAAAG GAGCTTGCAAAGGAAATGGTGTGGCATCATACCACACCCAACAAGCAGCAAACAGCACTAAAATACAGTATGGTTATTCATGGAAAACAGGAGATAGAAAAGTTGATGACATTTACATAATTTCAATAGAACTCTGGATCACACCACAAGAGTCTTAG